A window from Thiohalomonas denitrificans encodes these proteins:
- the hpnC gene encoding squalene synthase HpnC: MTNRPPVPLAPDTVETAYRHCQSLAQSHYENFPVASWILPRPMRRPVAVVYAFARTADDLADEGADDIETRLQALDDYQGRLGQTAAGQPPTDPVFIALADVLKHKPLPVSLFFDLLSAFRQDVTRKRYRDFEDLLDYCRRSANPVGRLLLHLHGSASTENLALSDRICTSLQLINFYQDLAQDFDENGRIYIPVDEMEALGVSEVHFEQRRSDPAMRRLFNAQVARARAMMLEGAPLGSRLRGRFGLEIRMIVEGGLAVLERLAAAEDVFARPRLRRRDLLRMLFRSLRPWRPSPPSALPDRAGD, encoded by the coding sequence ATGACGAACAGACCGCCAGTACCGCTAGCGCCAGATACAGTGGAGACCGCCTATCGGCACTGCCAATCCCTGGCGCAATCCCATTACGAAAACTTTCCGGTCGCCTCCTGGATACTCCCCCGCCCCATGCGCCGTCCGGTCGCGGTAGTGTACGCATTCGCCCGTACCGCCGACGATCTCGCCGACGAGGGGGCAGACGATATCGAGACCCGGCTGCAGGCGCTGGATGACTACCAGGGACGGCTTGGGCAGACCGCAGCGGGGCAACCGCCGACTGATCCGGTATTTATTGCCCTGGCCGATGTCCTCAAGCACAAGCCACTGCCGGTATCGCTCTTTTTCGATCTCCTGTCGGCCTTCCGCCAGGATGTCACCCGAAAACGCTACCGGGACTTCGAAGACCTGCTCGACTATTGCCGACGCTCGGCAAATCCGGTTGGTCGCCTGCTTCTGCATCTGCACGGCAGTGCCAGTACGGAAAACCTCGCGCTGTCGGACCGCATTTGCACCTCCCTGCAACTCATCAACTTCTACCAGGACCTGGCGCAGGACTTCGATGAAAACGGGCGCATCTACATCCCGGTTGATGAGATGGAGGCACTGGGGGTGTCGGAGGTGCACTTCGAGCAGCGCCGGAGCGACCCGGCCATGCGCCGACTGTTTAACGCCCAGGTGGCGCGGGCGCGCGCGATGATGCTGGAGGGAGCGCCCCTGGGCTCGCGGCTGAGGGGCCGATTCGGGCTCGAAATCCGGATGATCGTGGAGGGCGGGCTGGCGGTTCTGGAACGATTGGCCGCAGCCGAGGACGTATTCGCCCGTCCCCGGCTGCGGCGACGCGATCTGCTACGGATGCTATTCAGGAGCCTGCGGCCGTGGAGACCTTCTCCTCCCTCAGCACTCCCCGATCGTGCAGGAGATTGA
- a CDS encoding YciK family oxidoreductase, with amino-acid sequence MKQYQPPADLLKERIILVTGAGGGLGAAAAKGFAAHGATVILLGRTIRKLEDTYDAIEQAGHPLPAIYPMNLEGAAPKDYAELAATVEKEFGRLDGLLHNAATQGQLTPLSQYSIELWSRVMQTNLNAPFMMTAALLDLLKASDDASVVFTTSEVGRKGRAYWGAYGISNAACENMMQIWADELEVNTRVRVNSLDPGPARTNMRAHAYPGEDPNTVPLPEELMGPYLYLMGPESRGITGQQLNA; translated from the coding sequence TTGAAACAGTATCAGCCCCCCGCAGATCTCCTGAAAGAGCGGATCATCCTGGTCACCGGTGCCGGCGGCGGTCTCGGGGCCGCAGCGGCAAAGGGCTTTGCAGCCCATGGTGCAACCGTAATCCTCCTCGGGCGCACCATCCGCAAGCTGGAGGATACCTACGACGCGATCGAGCAGGCCGGGCACCCCCTCCCGGCAATCTACCCGATGAATCTGGAAGGCGCAGCGCCAAAGGATTACGCGGAGCTCGCCGCCACCGTCGAAAAGGAGTTCGGACGACTGGACGGGCTGCTGCATAACGCCGCCACCCAGGGCCAGCTTACGCCCCTGTCGCAGTACAGCATCGAATTGTGGTCACGGGTGATGCAGACCAACCTGAATGCCCCCTTCATGATGACAGCCGCCCTGCTCGACCTGCTAAAGGCGTCCGATGACGCCTCGGTCGTGTTCACCACCTCGGAAGTCGGCCGCAAGGGTCGCGCCTACTGGGGTGCTTACGGGATCTCCAACGCCGCCTGCGAAAACATGATGCAGATCTGGGCCGATGAGCTCGAGGTCAACACCCGCGTACGGGTCAACAGCCTGGATCCCGGTCCGGCACGCACCAACATGCGTGCCCACGCCTACCCCGGCGAAGATCCCAACACGGTCCCGTTACCCGAAGAACTCATGGGTCCCTACCTCTACCTGATGGGTCCGGAGAGTCGCGGCATTACGGGTCAGCAGCTGAACGCATAG
- a CDS encoding HAD family hydrolase, which translates to MSIIKTVLFDLDGTLADTAPDLADALNAVLIEEDRAPLGYEAIRPVVSHGGIALIRLGFGLEPGAPDFDRLRSSLLEHYRAEIATRTQLFPGMDELLSELERRQMAWGVVTNKPAWLTQPLMAALGLSQRAATIVSGDTVPENKPHPAPMHRACHDTGTAPQSCLYIGDAERDIVAGRNAGMATLVALWGYLGETDHPGDWGANGMIEEPQLVLDWLTATAPASNL; encoded by the coding sequence ATGAGCATCATCAAGACGGTGCTGTTCGATCTGGACGGTACCTTGGCCGACACCGCCCCGGATCTGGCGGATGCATTAAACGCAGTTCTGATAGAGGAGGACCGCGCGCCCCTGGGGTACGAGGCAATCCGCCCCGTGGTGTCGCATGGAGGAATCGCCCTCATCCGGCTCGGCTTCGGCCTGGAGCCGGGCGCCCCCGACTTCGACCGGCTGCGCAGTTCACTGCTGGAGCACTACAGGGCCGAAATTGCCACACGCACGCAACTGTTTCCCGGCATGGATGAACTCCTTTCGGAACTCGAGCGGCGCCAAATGGCCTGGGGCGTCGTTACCAACAAACCCGCCTGGCTGACCCAACCGCTGATGGCTGCGCTGGGGCTCAGTCAGCGGGCGGCGACCATTGTCAGTGGCGATACCGTCCCGGAGAACAAACCGCATCCCGCCCCCATGCATCGGGCCTGCCACGATACAGGCACGGCTCCGCAAAGCTGCCTCTACATCGGCGATGCCGAGCGGGATATCGTCGCCGGCCGCAACGCCGGTATGGCAACCCTGGTGGCGCTTTGGGGGTACTTGGGAGAAACCGACCACCCCGGTGACTGGGGCGCCAACGGCATGATCGAAGAGCCGCAGCTGGTGCTCGACTGGCTCACCGCAACCGCCCCCGCCAGTAACCTGTAG
- a CDS encoding segregation and condensation protein A, giving the protein MNDVCVEASAMEEKEVARQPLQEEMPFAIVLGSPLTEMPKDLYIPPQALEVFLEAFEGPLDLLLYLIKRQNLDVLDVPIAQITTQYMKYVELMKELQLELAAEYLVMAAMLAEIKSRMLLPRPVASEEEDDDPRAELVRRLQEYERFKQAAEEIDELPRVGREVFPAHIEGPDRAVEKPRPDLDLRELLAALSEVVRRAEMFAHHHVQRETLSVRERMSQVLETLSAEHFTEFTTLFPLEEGRRGVVVTFMAVLELVKQSLIELIQTETFGRIHVKAIGTSE; this is encoded by the coding sequence ATGAATGACGTTTGCGTTGAAGCCAGCGCCATGGAAGAGAAGGAGGTCGCCCGGCAGCCGCTGCAGGAGGAGATGCCCTTTGCCATCGTCCTGGGCTCACCTCTGACGGAGATGCCCAAGGACCTCTATATTCCCCCGCAGGCGCTGGAGGTCTTTCTGGAGGCGTTCGAAGGGCCGCTGGATCTGTTGCTTTATCTCATCAAGCGGCAGAATCTGGATGTTCTGGATGTGCCCATTGCGCAGATCACGACCCAGTACATGAAGTACGTGGAGTTGATGAAAGAACTTCAACTGGAGCTCGCCGCGGAGTACCTGGTCATGGCAGCCATGCTGGCGGAGATCAAATCGCGCATGCTGCTACCGCGTCCGGTGGCATCGGAAGAAGAGGATGACGACCCGCGTGCGGAACTGGTTCGGCGTCTCCAGGAGTATGAGCGTTTCAAGCAGGCGGCGGAAGAAATTGATGAACTCCCGCGCGTGGGAAGGGAGGTCTTCCCGGCGCACATCGAGGGTCCCGATCGGGCGGTGGAGAAGCCGAGGCCCGATCTCGATCTTCGGGAACTGCTGGCGGCGCTCTCGGAAGTGGTTCGCCGCGCCGAGATGTTTGCCCATCATCATGTCCAGCGTGAAACGCTGTCGGTGCGCGAACGCATGTCGCAGGTGCTGGAGACCCTCAGCGCCGAGCACTTTACCGAGTTCACAACGCTGTTTCCGCTCGAAGAGGGGCGCCGGGGCGTGGTGGTAACCTTTATGGCCGTGCTTGAGCTCGTCAAGCAGTCACTCATCGAATTGATTCAGACCGAAACCTTCGGACGTATTCACGTCAAGGCCATCGGCACCAGCGAGTAA
- a CDS encoding nucleoside deaminase encodes MEPDRSFLETAVRLAERSVEEGGGPFGALVVRDGQIIGNGTNCVTLDNDPTAHAEVRAIRDACRNLGDYSLAGCTLYVSCAPCPMCLSAAYWARLDAIFFAAPREAAAEAGFDDLFIADELARTPEERQLPSQQVDIPGAERPFALWSAKPDRAEY; translated from the coding sequence ATGGAACCGGACCGTTCCTTTCTGGAAACCGCAGTGCGACTGGCTGAGCGATCGGTGGAGGAGGGCGGTGGACCGTTCGGGGCGCTGGTGGTCCGCGATGGACAGATTATCGGCAATGGCACCAACTGCGTGACACTCGATAATGACCCTACGGCTCATGCCGAAGTACGCGCGATTCGCGATGCCTGCCGTAACCTGGGAGATTATTCCCTGGCGGGCTGTACGCTCTATGTCAGTTGTGCCCCCTGCCCCATGTGTCTCAGTGCGGCCTATTGGGCACGGTTGGATGCCATCTTTTTTGCTGCACCGCGCGAGGCCGCTGCCGAGGCGGGATTCGATGACCTGTTCATCGCCGACGAACTGGCACGGACTCCCGAGGAGCGGCAGCTGCCTTCGCAACAGGTCGATATCCCCGGGGCCGAACGTCCCTTTGCCCTCTGGTCCGCAAAACCGGACCGCGCCGAGTATTAG
- a CDS encoding thioredoxin family protein, whose protein sequence is MIKPLQLLMLVGLVGMTAAAFGVDEKLEEGGVNPGYHPQPDWFKQSFLDLNEDVEDAVEEGKRLLLYFYQDGCPYCAKLLQDNFGQRVIAQKTQDSYEVVAINLWGDREVTNLEGEVVTEKQFAADLKVMFTPTLLFLDEQGGTALRVNGYYHPAKFISALEYASTDREADFSVFLAKQQQQGASETLNEAPFFQEPPFALARSESLPAERPLVVLFEQPRCAACDEFHQDVLTREEMPGFFRAFDVVQLDRWADTPVLTPDGERTTARQWADSMEVKYTPGMLFFDETGREVFRTEAYLKSFHVQSALEYVASGAYRDVPEFQRFVQARAERLEAEGGHVDIWD, encoded by the coding sequence ATGATAAAACCATTACAGCTGTTGATGCTGGTGGGACTGGTCGGAATGACTGCTGCTGCCTTCGGTGTCGACGAAAAACTGGAAGAGGGTGGCGTCAATCCGGGTTATCACCCCCAGCCCGATTGGTTCAAGCAATCCTTCCTGGATCTGAACGAGGATGTGGAGGACGCGGTCGAGGAGGGAAAACGGCTGCTTCTCTACTTCTATCAGGATGGTTGCCCCTACTGTGCCAAGCTGTTGCAGGACAACTTTGGTCAGCGGGTGATCGCCCAAAAGACTCAGGACTCCTATGAGGTCGTGGCAATCAACCTGTGGGGCGACCGGGAGGTCACCAATCTGGAAGGAGAGGTGGTCACCGAAAAGCAGTTTGCCGCGGATCTGAAGGTAATGTTCACCCCGACGCTGCTCTTCCTGGATGAGCAGGGTGGAACGGCGCTACGGGTCAATGGCTACTATCATCCCGCGAAATTCATCTCGGCGCTGGAGTACGCATCGACGGATCGGGAGGCCGACTTTTCGGTTTTTCTGGCGAAGCAACAGCAGCAAGGGGCCTCGGAAACCCTCAATGAGGCACCGTTTTTCCAGGAGCCGCCCTTTGCCCTGGCACGGTCGGAAAGCCTTCCCGCCGAGCGCCCGCTTGTGGTGCTCTTCGAGCAGCCCCGGTGTGCTGCCTGTGACGAATTTCACCAGGATGTGCTGACACGGGAGGAGATGCCCGGTTTTTTCCGTGCCTTTGATGTGGTGCAACTCGATCGCTGGGCCGATACCCCGGTGCTGACGCCTGATGGTGAACGCACCACCGCCCGGCAATGGGCCGACTCCATGGAGGTCAAGTACACGCCCGGCATGCTGTTTTTCGACGAGACGGGACGCGAGGTCTTCCGGACCGAGGCCTACCTGAAGAGCTTTCATGTACAGTCGGCTCTGGAATACGTGGCCTCCGGGGCCTACCGTGACGTTCCGGAATTCCAGCGCTTCGTGCAGGCCCGCGCCGAACGACTCGAGGCCGAGGGGGGGCATGTGGATATCTGGGATTGA
- a CDS encoding endonuclease III domain-containing protein yields MPFKTIHDRLFAEHGLQHWWPAETPFEVMVGAILTQNTAWSNVEKAICNLKTQDALSPETMLGVPQTELAEWIRPSGYFNVKAERLRNYCRWYLEAGGLETLERLETGELRQRVLSVNGVGPETADDIVLYAFGRPVFVIDTYTRRLFSRLGVIRGDEGYEELRALVEAGLANEPDRVGLFNQYHALIVAHAKEYCRKKACCAGCCLRSQCRGCDGV; encoded by the coding sequence ATGCCGTTTAAAACCATTCATGATCGGCTGTTTGCCGAGCACGGGCTGCAGCACTGGTGGCCCGCAGAGACGCCTTTCGAGGTCATGGTTGGTGCGATTCTGACGCAAAATACGGCGTGGTCCAACGTCGAAAAGGCGATTTGCAACCTCAAGACACAGGATGCCCTGAGCCCCGAGACAATGCTCGGGGTGCCGCAAACCGAATTGGCGGAATGGATTCGTCCGTCGGGCTATTTCAACGTGAAGGCGGAAAGGCTTCGCAATTACTGCCGCTGGTATCTGGAGGCGGGCGGCCTGGAAACCCTGGAGCGGCTGGAGACGGGGGAGCTACGGCAGCGGGTATTGTCTGTAAACGGGGTGGGTCCGGAGACGGCTGATGACATCGTTCTGTATGCGTTCGGTCGTCCGGTTTTTGTTATCGACACCTATACCCGGCGACTCTTTTCCCGGCTGGGAGTGATCCGGGGTGACGAGGGTTACGAGGAATTACGCGCCCTTGTGGAGGCGGGACTCGCTAACGAGCCCGATCGGGTCGGGTTGTTCAACCAATACCATGCATTGATTGTGGCCCACGCCAAAGAGTACTGTCGCAAAAAGGCCTGCTGCGCCGGCTGTTGCTTGCGATCGCAATGCCGCGGGTGCGATGGTGTTTGA
- the rluB gene encoding 23S rRNA pseudouridine(2605) synthase RluB, translating to MSEKLQKLLARAGFGSRRELEAWITAGRVSVNGRVATLGDRVEESDLIRVDGRVLSRHRKAGPRRRVLVYNKPEGELVTRSDPEGRPTVFENLPRAGGGRWIPVGRLDVNTSGLLLLTNDGELANRLMHPSSEVEREYAVRIYGEPSPEVIKQLTEGVELEDGFARFDSVVDAGGEGTNHWFHVVIREGRNREVRRLWESQGGVVSRLIRVRYGPVILNRALRQGRFQDLPPPALKALLEAAGLPDEPEKERPASRRARHKPQGRTARPGKRRR from the coding sequence ATGAGCGAAAAGCTGCAAAAACTGTTGGCCCGGGCCGGTTTCGGCTCGCGCCGTGAACTCGAGGCGTGGATTACGGCCGGGCGGGTCTCCGTCAACGGCAGGGTGGCCACACTGGGCGATCGCGTGGAGGAAAGTGATCTCATCCGCGTTGATGGCCGGGTACTATCGCGCCATCGAAAGGCCGGTCCACGACGCCGGGTTCTGGTGTACAACAAGCCCGAGGGCGAACTCGTCACCCGGAGTGACCCGGAGGGCCGTCCCACCGTGTTCGAAAACTTGCCCCGTGCCGGAGGAGGGCGCTGGATACCGGTCGGGCGGCTGGACGTCAATACGTCGGGGCTGCTGCTGCTCACCAATGATGGAGAACTTGCCAATCGCCTGATGCATCCCTCCTCGGAAGTCGAGCGCGAGTACGCGGTGCGTATTTACGGCGAGCCCTCGCCCGAGGTGATCAAGCAGTTGACCGAGGGCGTTGAACTGGAGGACGGTTTTGCCCGTTTTGACTCGGTGGTGGATGCCGGCGGGGAGGGGACCAATCACTGGTTCCACGTCGTCATCCGCGAAGGACGCAATCGGGAAGTGCGCCGTCTCTGGGAATCTCAGGGGGGCGTAGTGAGCCGGCTGATCCGTGTACGCTACGGACCCGTCATTCTCAACCGGGCACTTCGCCAGGGGCGCTTTCAGGACCTGCCCCCACCGGCACTCAAGGCGCTGCTCGAGGCCGCGGGTCTGCCCGATGAGCCGGAAAAGGAGCGGCCGGCCAGCCGCAGGGCACGCCACAAGCCCCAGGGGAGAACGGCGCGCCCCGGCAAGCGGCGTCGGTAA
- the cysC gene encoding adenylyl-sulfate kinase — protein sequence MQKSSNVVWQEQKVNRQDRERLNGHGSVVLWFTGLSGSGKSTVAHAVEERLHGYRCRTIVLDGDNVRHGLCGDLGFSIDDRHENIRRIGEMAKLFLDAGVISLTAFISPMCSDRNRVRELIPDGEFLEIYCKCPIEVCEERDVKGLYRRARVGDIKEFTGISSPYEEPEKPELTIDTHELSLEESVEQVINLLHDRGVLREEKVSTAAGS from the coding sequence ATGCAGAAGAGCAGTAACGTGGTGTGGCAGGAGCAGAAGGTGAATCGGCAGGACAGGGAGCGCCTGAATGGTCACGGCAGTGTGGTATTGTGGTTCACCGGGCTCTCCGGTTCCGGTAAATCGACCGTGGCCCATGCGGTCGAAGAGCGGTTACACGGCTACCGCTGCCGTACGATCGTCCTGGACGGCGACAACGTTCGACACGGTCTGTGTGGCGACTTGGGGTTTTCCATCGATGATCGGCACGAAAACATCCGCCGCATTGGCGAAATGGCCAAGCTGTTTCTCGATGCCGGCGTGATCTCCCTGACCGCCTTCATCTCGCCCATGTGCAGTGACCGCAATCGGGTCCGCGAGCTGATTCCGGATGGTGAATTCCTCGAGATCTACTGCAAGTGTCCCATCGAAGTCTGTGAGGAGCGGGATGTGAAGGGGCTCTACCGAAGGGCCCGGGTGGGGGATATCAAGGAGTTTACCGGCATCTCTTCACCGTATGAAGAGCCGGAAAAGCCGGAGTTGACTATCGATACCCATGAGCTTTCGCTCGAGGAGAGCGTGGAGCAGGTTATCAATCTCCTGCACGATCGGGGAGTGCTGAGGGAGGAGAAGGTCTCCACGGCCGCAGGCTCCTGA
- the hpnD gene encoding presqualene diphosphate synthase HpnD, which yields MTPDEYCQDRTSRSGSSFYYSFLFLPSEQRRAITALYAFCREVDDIVDESASPALARTQLQAWREEIGRLFHGTPQHPVTRALAPMLERYELAEEHFLEIIDGMEMDLDQNRYADFKELSLYCYRVASVVGMLSTEIFGYQERHTLRYAHDLGMAFQLTNILRDVGEDARRGRIYIPEDEMTRFGITPEDLIRGRDSEALRELFKCQADRARTFYRAAFSRLPEEDRYRQRAALMMAAIYLRLLDEIERQGFPVLNRRISLPSWHKLWLAWRTARREAARHRRWLREQRR from the coding sequence ATGACGCCCGATGAGTACTGCCAGGACCGTACTTCCCGTAGCGGTTCCAGTTTCTACTACAGCTTTCTGTTTCTCCCCTCGGAGCAGCGTCGGGCCATCACCGCCCTCTATGCATTTTGCCGGGAGGTGGATGATATTGTCGACGAAAGCGCAAGTCCGGCACTTGCCCGCACCCAACTCCAGGCGTGGCGGGAGGAAATCGGCCGTCTTTTCCACGGCACCCCCCAGCATCCGGTAACCCGCGCCCTGGCGCCGATGCTGGAGCGCTATGAACTGGCCGAAGAGCATTTCCTTGAAATCATAGATGGCATGGAGATGGACCTCGATCAGAACCGCTACGCGGATTTCAAGGAGCTCTCGCTCTACTGCTACCGCGTTGCCAGCGTGGTGGGAATGCTCTCGACCGAAATCTTCGGTTACCAGGAGCGCCACACGCTGCGGTATGCCCATGACCTCGGCATGGCCTTTCAGCTCACGAACATCCTCCGAGACGTCGGTGAAGATGCTCGTCGGGGACGAATCTACATCCCGGAAGATGAGATGACGCGTTTCGGCATCACCCCCGAAGATCTGATTCGAGGTAGGGACTCCGAGGCGCTGCGGGAGCTGTTCAAATGTCAGGCGGATCGTGCCCGCACCTTTTATCGCGCCGCCTTCTCCAGGCTACCGGAAGAGGACCGATATCGCCAACGCGCAGCCCTGATGATGGCGGCCATTTACCTGCGCCTGCTGGATGAGATAGAGAGGCAGGGCTTTCCCGTACTGAATCGACGCATTTCGCTGCCATCCTGGCATAAACTTTGGCTTGCCTGGCGCACGGCACGCCGTGAAGCCGCCCGTCACCGTCGCTGGCTCAGGGAGCAACGCCGGTGA
- the hpnE gene encoding hydroxysqualene dehydroxylase HpnE, producing the protein MKPKPILVLGAGWAGLAAGVELAARGYSVQILESARQPGGRARCVRFGELNIDNGQHLLIGAYRETLRLMESIGLRESDLFARTPLRLAIRGDGQDLDLASLPLPSPMHIGGGLLRARGLSLRQRSAAVKMAYRLWRRKFALAEDCTVALLLEREGQNTDLTRRLWEPLCLATLNTPIARASARAFLAVLRDAFTGNRGNADLLIPRTGLGRIFPVPAVDFIEQRGGHVQLGRRANRLLVEDNRIIGIETGDQTILADQVVLAVPPITAARLLQPHAALADTAERLFRLSYESITTIYLHYPQETRLPAPMLGMVGTYTQWVFDRSICGQPGLIAAVISADGPHLSMENRQLITAVSDELSRLLPGSPPPLNSTVIREKRATFACEAGVDSLRPRATTPVRGLWLAGDYTATGYPATLEGAVRSGVQCARHIMDNAGPLPTS; encoded by the coding sequence ATGAAACCAAAACCGATACTGGTGCTGGGCGCCGGTTGGGCCGGACTGGCGGCCGGCGTCGAACTGGCGGCCAGAGGCTATTCTGTTCAGATCCTGGAATCGGCCCGTCAGCCTGGCGGACGGGCACGCTGCGTGCGCTTCGGGGAACTGAACATCGACAACGGTCAGCACCTGCTGATCGGCGCCTACCGGGAAACCCTGCGTCTCATGGAGAGCATCGGTCTCAGGGAGTCCGACCTCTTCGCCCGAACACCGCTCCGCCTGGCCATCAGAGGTGATGGCCAGGACCTGGACCTCGCGTCGCTGCCGCTTCCGAGCCCAATGCATATCGGCGGCGGGCTACTGCGAGCCAGGGGCCTGTCACTCCGGCAACGAAGTGCCGCTGTAAAGATGGCCTACCGCCTGTGGCGACGGAAATTCGCCCTGGCGGAGGATTGCACGGTCGCCCTGCTACTGGAGCGCGAGGGACAGAACACCGACCTGACCAGGCGTCTCTGGGAGCCTCTGTGCCTTGCCACCCTCAACACGCCGATTGCGCGGGCTTCGGCGCGGGCGTTTCTTGCCGTACTGCGGGATGCCTTCACCGGGAATCGAGGCAATGCCGACCTGCTGATTCCCCGTACCGGGCTCGGGCGTATCTTTCCAGTGCCTGCTGTCGACTTCATCGAGCAGAGAGGCGGCCATGTGCAGCTCGGGCGGCGGGCCAACCGACTGCTGGTCGAGGACAACCGCATCATCGGCATCGAGACCGGCGACCAAACGATTTTGGCCGACCAGGTAGTACTGGCCGTGCCGCCGATCACGGCTGCCCGCCTGCTGCAACCGCATGCGGCGCTCGCAGATACCGCCGAACGGCTGTTCCGACTCTCCTACGAATCCATCACCACGATCTACCTCCATTACCCGCAAGAGACCCGGCTCCCCGCCCCCATGCTGGGAATGGTCGGCACCTATACACAGTGGGTATTTGACCGCAGCATTTGTGGACAACCCGGCCTGATAGCCGCGGTCATCAGTGCAGACGGTCCCCATCTCTCGATGGAAAACCGGCAACTGATTACCGCCGTCTCTGACGAGCTATCCCGTCTGCTACCGGGCAGTCCTCCACCCCTCAACAGTACCGTTATCCGGGAAAAGCGGGCGACGTTTGCCTGCGAGGCAGGAGTCGATAGCCTGCGCCCCCGGGCAACGACTCCGGTGAGGGGGCTCTGGCTGGCCGGAGACTACACTGCGACCGGCTATCCCGCCACCCTGGAGGGGGCGGTTCGCAGCGGGGTTCAATGTGCACGCCACATCATGGATAATGCCGGTCCTTTACCAACATCCTGA
- the scpB gene encoding SMC-Scp complex subunit ScpB: METEELKKIVESALFAAGEPLSLDRLQGLFEEEERPEKAVLRETIEALQADCQGRGVELREVASGYRFQGRAETARWVSRLWEEKPARYSRALLETLALVVYRQPITRAEIEDIRGVSVSTNIMRTLQEREWVRVVGHRDVPGKPAMYATTRQFLDYFDLKTLDDLPPLAELRDIDKLNAELDLRLPGEETGGREPEEGVSLPPVDLEPVEYV, from the coding sequence ATGGAAACCGAAGAGCTGAAGAAGATCGTCGAGTCGGCCCTGTTTGCGGCAGGTGAGCCGCTCAGTCTGGATCGGTTGCAGGGCCTGTTCGAGGAGGAGGAGCGGCCGGAAAAGGCTGTGCTCCGGGAGACCATCGAGGCCCTGCAGGCCGACTGCCAGGGTCGCGGCGTTGAGCTCAGAGAGGTGGCCAGCGGGTATCGCTTTCAGGGGCGGGCCGAGACCGCCCGCTGGGTCTCTCGCCTGTGGGAGGAAAAACCGGCCCGATATTCCCGGGCGCTTCTCGAGACCCTGGCGCTGGTCGTCTACCGACAGCCGATCACCCGGGCCGAAATCGAGGATATCCGCGGCGTCTCGGTGAGCACCAACATCATGCGAACCCTGCAGGAGCGTGAGTGGGTGCGGGTGGTCGGCCACCGGGATGTACCCGGGAAGCCGGCCATGTATGCCACCACACGGCAGTTCCTCGATTATTTCGACCTCAAGACGCTGGATGACCTCCCGCCGTTGGCTGAACTCAGGGATATCGACAAGCTCAATGCCGAGCTGGATCTGCGCCTCCCGGGCGAGGAGACCGGCGGGCGTGAGCCGGAGGAGGGCGTGTCGCTGCCGCCAGTGGATCTGGAACCGGTTGAGTACGTATGA